ATATCGTTCCATGGCGCACGACACGTCTTAAGATACGAAGCAGATCATAGCACGCCGTCAGGGCTGCCCCCAGCACCACAGATACCCCCAGAAATGCCAGTTCCTTTCCAATCGCCTCACTTACCTGAAGCATCATTTAAACAGCCTTCCAAGGAAAGATTCTGCCTGTTTTCCAGGTGTTTTCACGTCAGAATATGCCAGGGAATCGATGCGTCCTTCAATATCCACTTCCCCTTTTTCCAGTGACAGCCGGTTCACATGCAAATCGTGTCCTTTAATCATCAGCATTCCCAGCTCTGTCTCCAATAAAATCTCTGCAACATCAAAGGACAATACATCCACAACGCCGCTAAACGCCCCGCTTTTTCGGTTTACAAGCAATACTTTATGTGATTTTGATACGTTCTTTTCTTCCATAGCCAGCCTCCTTACTACCAATATATATGTAGCAATTTGGGCTTTCATTCCTAAAATTAGGAAACGTATTCAAATAAATCTTTTGCTTCGTCTTTTTTCGTTGTGTCCTGAATATCTAACACACGTACTTTTACATTTTTTGTTCCAAATGCAATCTCAATCACGTCACCGACTTTTACATTTGTGGATGCCTTAGCAGGCTTTCCATTGATGGTTACTCTTCCCGCATCACATGCTTCATTTGCAACCGTGCGTCGTTTAATCAGACGTGAAACCTTCAAAAATTTATCTAATCTCATCCCGTTTCTCCTTTCTTGCTCCTTGCGGAGCATTTTTATGTAATAGGAACGAATTCCCTATTACATAAAAAAGCTGTTGCATCACAGACATTACATCTGCATCCACAACAGCTTCTTTTCTCACATCTCTATCTCAGATTCTATCCGAAATCAATTATGCGTTGATCATATCCTTTAATGCTTTACCAGCTTTGAATTTAGGTGCTTTGGAAGCAGCGATTGTCATTTCTGCTCCTGTCTGAGGATTTCTTCCTGTTCTAGCAGCTCTTTCAGATACTTCGAATGTACCGAAACCTACTAACTGGATTTTCTCACCTTTTTTTAATTCTTCAGATACTACATCTGTGAATGCTTTTAATGCTGCTTCTGCATCCTTTTTGCTTAATTCAGTTTTCTCAGCCATAGCTGCAACTAATTCTGCTTTGTTCATGTTAAAAATTCCTCCTCTGGATTTTCATAAAAAAATAAGTTCGAGTCCTGTTCCGAACTCTCATAAACATATTTATACTTGTTTTTATGACCTTTGTCAAGAAAAATCGTTGATTTTAAGGCATTTTCGGCATATTTTTATGTCGATAACACCTTAAAACCTGTCTTAGTACCTTTGTACTGAGTTATCGTACTTTTTCTTATAACATTTTTTCAATCATAGCGTGTACTTCTTTGGATAATGCTGCTGACTTCTCATCCGCATCTTCTAAGGAAGTTCCTTTTACACCAAGGTAGAATTTTACCTTTGGCTCTGTACCGGATGGTCTTACACATACCCATGCACCATCTGTCATCTCATAGTAAAGTACGTTAGAAGATGGAAGTCCGGTTGGGGTTACTTTTCCTGTAACTACATCTGTAATTGTATCTTTCTTGTAGTCACGTACTTTTGTCACTTCGTAAGCGCCAATCTTAGCCGGAGCGTTCTCACGTAAGGTATTCATAATCTCCTGAATCTTAGCAAGACCTTCGATTCCCTTTAAGGTGATAGCGGTAACATCATCTTTGTAGTAACCGTATTTCTCATACATTGCAAGCATTGCATCCCACAATGTCATGTTCTTTGTCTTGTAGTAAGCTGCTGCCTCGCAGAGTGTCATGGATGCAACGATGGCATCTTTGTCTCTTGCGTAAGTTCCGGTTAAGCAGCCGTAGCTTTCTTCCATACCGAAAAGGTAAGTTCCTTTTCCGGTCTTTTCAAACTCTAAAATCTTCTGTCCGATGAACTTGAATCCGGTTAAAACTTCGATTAACTGGATGCCGTAATGTTCTGCGATTGCATCTGCCATGTTGGTAGATACGATAGAACGGATGAAGGCACCATCTTTTGGAAGACCATATTTTTCTTTTCTCTGTCCGATGACATAATCACCGATGAGACATCCTGACATGTTACCGGTTAAGCTGTGGTATTCTCCTGTCTTGGAATCTTTTACATAAACACCAAGTCTGTCCGCATCCGGGTCTGTTGCAAGGATTAAGTCAGCGTCTACTTTCTTACCGAGAGCAAGTCCAAGTTCAAATGCTTCTGCAGCCTCTGGATTTGGATAACTTACCGTTGGGAATTCTCCATCTGGAAGTTCCTGCTCTGGAACAACATATACATTCTGGAAACCTAACTCTTTTAAGACACGGCGAACCGGAATATTACCTGTTCCGTGAAGTGGTGTGTATACAATCTTCATATCAGCAGCAACCTGATCGATGCAGTCCTGACGAAGTACTAATTTCTTTAATTCTGCAATATATGGGTCATCGATATTGGCACCGATTGTCTCATAAAGTCCTGCTGCTTTTGCATCTTTCAAAGACATTGTCTTAACGGTTGCAAAATCTGTTACTTTCTTAACTTCATCCATGATACCTGTATCATGAGGTGGTGTAATCTGTGCGCCATCTTCCCAGTATACTTTATAGCCGTTGTATTCTGGCGGGTTGTGGCTTGCTGTGATGTTGATACCAGCAATACATCCTAATTTACGCACTGCGTAAGAAAGTTCTGGTGTTGGACGTAAGGACTCAAATACATAAGCCTTAATTCCGTTTGCTGCAAGACAAAGTGCTGCTTCATCTGCAAATTCCGGTGACATTCTTCTGGAATCGTATGCGATTGCGACACCTTTTTTCTGTCCGTTCACATTGCAAATATAGTTTGCAAGTCCCTGAGTTGCCTTACGAACTGTGTAAATGTTCATACGATTGGTTCCGGCACCAATCACGCCACGAAGTCCGGCGGTACCAAACTCTAACTCTGTATAGAAACGCTCTTCAATTTCTTTTTCATCATTCGCAATTCCCTTTAACTCTGCCTTGGTTGCTTCGTCAAAGTATGGATTGCTCAGCCATGATTCATATACCTCTTTGTAACCCATTTTTTCAATCCTCCATGTTTTCCCAGAAAATAACTGTCTCTTACGACAACAAATTTCCTCTTATAAATATTCCACGCACTCTATTGTAGCCAAAAAGTGGCTATTTTTCAAGTAAAAGTCCACGGTTCTTTCTTTTGCCTGAAATCAGCCACTTTTTGCCTGTTATTGTGAATTTGAATTCGTAAAGGAGGACAGCAATTGCGATAACGTACTTAAGTAGTCTGTATTACTGCTTGAGCTGCTGCTACTATTGCTACTGCTGCTGCCTGTACCGCTGCTACTGCTTGTGCTGCTGCCAGAAGATGTTCCACTGGAGGTTCCGGTTCCAAGGCTCTCCCGAATGGTTCCACTGTCACCAATTCCGGTATTCGACGATGCATTACTATTTGTAGTTGAATTACCCTGTGACATTGTGCTGTCTGTCGAGCCGCTGTCAGATGATGTGTCAGAACTGCTATCAGATTCAGTCGGGTCAATCACAATGGTTGCCTCCGATGAGTTCACATAAAGATATTTACTCCAGGTATCATATCCTGGCACATTCACAATGATAGAATGTACTCCGTATTTCAACGATACGGTCTGGGAAAAATCAACATTCTGCCCATCTACCATAAGGCTTGCGCCGTCGCCTGCAATCACAAACGCCACATTACAGTATTTCGGACCTTCCCCTTTTAAGGTATCCAGATCTAGCGTCACCGTCTGCCCACGCTCTACCGTGATGTCGGTGCTTCCGCCATATCCATCGTTTGCAACCGTAACTGTATAAGTTCCCTCCGCAAGTTCCATCTGCATATCAGGTGTAATCTCGGAAAAGATTTTCGTTCCAATCTGAATATAACTTCCCTCAAAAAGTTCTGTATTCACAAGTGACAGTGTGCCATGCCCGGTTGTAACGGTAAGCGAAAGCAGTTTCTTGCCAACGCCAATCACACGCAGCGTGTCCTTCTGGTTCAAATCCGCGATATCTAAAATTGTGTCGTCTGAGTTTACCAAAAGGCTGCTATCATACCGGTATTTATCTCCTGCATACGTAAACATATTATAGTCTAAATCTATCGCATATTTGGACACGTCATCATATTCCCAGACGTCATCGGAAATCTGAATCGCATCCAGTTTTCCCTGCGCATCCTTTTGTCCGATTTTCACTGCTCTTCCGACATCAAAGTTGACGACGGATGTGTGATTCGCATACTTATCTAGAAATTTTGTTCCAAACGAATAGTAATACATATATTGTTTTCCGGTCGACAGTTGTTTTAAAATCAACATCTCTGTCTCCATATCATTTTTCATAATCAGATACAGATTATCGGGAATCGTCTCCGACTCTGCCTCCTGCGTATCCTCTTCTCCCTCTACTTCCTCTGTCGCTGTTTCTGTGACTTCTTCCTGGGATTCTCCGGTATAATAATGCTGTCCCATCACATACTCTGGACGTTTCGAGCCTCCGCATCCAACTACAAAAAGCATTAAAATGACCACTATCCCTGTCAAACTGTATTTTCTCATTTGCACTTCCTCACGTGATTTCATCACTCAATAATTTCGTCGTTCGTCAATCATGCAAGCATGTTTATTCACTTACACTCATTATATTATATCATATTCATCCTCATACTAATATAAAAATCTTGTATGTAAAAACTTAAGTTTCACTCCATGACCTTTGCAAGGCGAAACAGCATCTCTAAAAATTCACTCCTTGCCTTTTCCTGTTCGACCACCTTTCCAAGCTTTTCAATGTCTCTGCCGGAAAGCCATGCCTTGTGTGAATTGTAGTAATGGTTTGCAATTTTCCAGAATTTTTCTGGATAAGCAAGGTAAAGATAAAGGAGCCGGATTTCCTCCTCACCTAATTTTCGCTCTTTGTCATACGCTCTTATCATATCCAGTGCGAGACCGCAGTTCCAATTCTGTTTCTCTAGCATTTTCCGCATAAAATTCGCAAGGTCCGCCATCTGCACCTGATAAGAAAAGGCGTCAAACCTCACAATTGCAGCCTCTGACTTTTCAAACAAAAGATTGTGCTGGTTATAATCGCCGTGACAAAAACCGACCAGACCCGCATCTAACTTTTGCATCGCCAAAAGATCCGTCACCTCTTTTGCCTTTTCCATAAAATAATGGTATTGTTCCATGAACCGAACCTCGAATTCATTCTTTTTCTTCTTGGTACGGATATAATTTTTTACTTTATTCAGCTCGCGGTTATGTTTTTCATAGAGCCATAACATTGCATCCGGCTCTGACTTTACAAATTCCGGGATATCCCCCTGATACTCCCTCGATACAAGGTGCAGCCTTGCAAGCTCTCTTGCTCCGGCTAAAATATGATCCCTGTTTTTTGTATCACACTCCACCCCCTCAAACGTACCACAAAGCATGTATTTTGTGTCGTCGTTATCCTTGGCAGCCGGTTCATCTTCCTTGGTCCGCACAATGGTCTCCACCCTCAGTTGATGCGCTTTTAAAAAATCAAGAATCTCCGCCAAAAATTCAGCCCGTTCCATCGAGCCCTTATACTCTTTTAAAATCTTGGTTCCACAGTTTGTCTCGCAGATGTATGCCCTGCGCCCTCTTGCTATGGATTTTATCTCTAAGTCGTAAAGTTCTAATACCTGTTCTGGTCGATTATACACAAAAACCCCTCCACATGACTCATCTACGGTCTCTTGCCGTGTCAATTCATCTTATGTGTCGGGGTGTTGTTTCATACCTAACTTCTTTTTTGTTTTTGATAGAGTTCTAACAACGTATCCTTTTGATTCCATTCTGGATGCTCTAACACCTGCTGCAACAGGAACTGTAACATCTCGCCTAATTCCTTTCCCGGTGTCATGCCAGCCTGAATCAAATCTTTTCCGGTAAGCGCAAGGCTTTTTAAGGACAAACATTGCTTTTTCTCTAAAATTTCGTGGTAGATTTTTTCGTATTGGTTTACATAATTATTTTTCTCTTCGCGGTGGTAGTCGCTTTGTGCCGCAATGTCCGCTCTCTTTACTGCAAAAAGATTCGGATACTGCGCCTCTCCATTTCGAAAAATTGCATAACGGATTTCTTTTTCATCCAAAACCGGATTATCGTCATGGCAGGTCACCAGCCGCACCACTGCATCCGTCGTCTCGTTATCGAACTTCAGGCGGCGCATAATGCTTTTTGCCATCTGCGCTCCCTTTTTCGGATGTCCGTAAAACTGGTCACATCCATTCTCATCCGTTGTCAGGCATACCGGCTTTGCGACATCATGAAACAGCATCGTCAAACGAAGCACCTTGTCTGCCGGAATCTGCTGCAACGCTGCAATGGTATGTTCTCCCACCGTAAACTTATGATGCTTATTCTGCTGCTTCGTCTCCATCATCCTATCAAACTCTGGCAGGAAAACTTTGGTAAGCCCAGTCTCATAGGCACTTCTTATCTCCTCTGGATGAGGGGACACCAAAAGTTTTACCAGCTCCACCTGGATACGCTCTGCGCTGATTTTCGCGATATTGGGGGCAAGCTGCCGGATTGCATCTTTGGTCGACGCTTCCATCGTAAAACCAAGCTGTGCACAAAAGCGGACTGCACGAAGCATCCGAAGCGCATCCTCGGTAAAGCGCTCCGTTGCATTACCAACACATCGCACGATTCCCCGCTTCAAATCGCCCTCCCCGTCAAATGCATCTACAAGTCCTGCCACATCATTATACGCCATCGCATTGATGGTAAAATCTCTTCGTTTTAGATCTTCCAGTAGATTTGAGGTAAACAGAACCTCTTTGGGATGTCTGGCATCCTCATACTCACCGTCAATCCGGTACGTTGTCACCTCATAGCCGATATGGTCTAATAAGATGGTAACTGTCCCATGCTGGATTCCGGTGTCAATGGTATGTAAAAAAAGTTTCTTGACCTCTTCCGGTTTCGCTGAGGTCGTGATATCCCAGTCTTGTGGCTGTCTTCCTAGCATGGTATCCCTGACACATCCACCAACTGCATACGCCTCAAACCCATGTGCCATCAGGGTATCAATAATTTTTTTCACATGTTCCGGTAAAACTATTTTCATATTCGATAAGTTCCTTTTGTGGATGATTTAATGCAATAGAGCAGTTCATCCGCTTCTTTAATCAAATTATTAATGTCTTCCTCTTCCTGAATCTGCTCGGATGTGCTGATTCCAATGGAACAGGAAATCTTATATCTCTCATCAATTTCCACCGCATGACCCAGTTTCTTTGCAATCTCTTTTTCAAAACCATTGGTCTTTTCAATACATTGATAGATTTTCTTTGCGGTGTCCTCTAAAAACTGCTTGTCCGCTGTGTCAAAGACCAGAATGAACTCATCCCCGCCATAACGGCAGACAAATCCTTCTTCCACGCAAAAACCCCGAAAAATCTCTGCCATAGATTTTAAAATCAAATCCCCAATATCATGCCCAAACGTATCGTTATAATGTTTAAAGTTATCCAAATCGACAAACATCAGACTAACACTTGCACTCATTTTCCCAGAATGAATCTTATCTAGGATTTTTGCTACATTCTGATAAAACCCCTCTCTGTTGTAGATTCCCGTGAGCTGATCAGTAACAGCTGATAAATACAATTTTTTATTCATCTCAAAAATCTTGTCATACGCATCAAGACGGTTCAGGGAATAGCGCACTTCGCGCCATAGCAGCTGATAGATAGAAAGGTCATCATCATCCAGCATATATCGGTTCACAGAGGAATGCCAGTTGTCCTTCATCTGCACAAACGTAATAAAAATGGTATCAATCTGTGAGTTATTAAAAAATGGAATTGCCACCATGGAGCAGACATCATCCTCATCAAACAATGAGATAACATCCAAATGCTCGGTATAGTTACTGCTGATTTTGGATACGGCAAATCCTCTTGTGTATTTTTTCATCGCCTTTTCAATGACAGCAATCATTTCTGTTGTCATTTCACGCTCAGTATCATTATAAAGCACATGTGGGACACGCTCTGCGTAACGGATATATACCCCCTTATCAACACTAAAGTGGTTTCGAAACATCTTCATGCCTTCTTCCACAAGCTCCTGCGACGTCTGCCCTGTCACATCAATGATTTTCTGCCAGGTCGAGATAAAATCCAATTGGCCTTTTTTGGTCTTGTATGCTTTTATAATACTTTCTGTCTTTAATAATGTCTCTATTTTCTCTTCTGAGATGCATTCGCATTTGGCAGGTTCTGCAACATCTTTTACCATATCTTTCAATATTGCAAATGTATTTTCCTGATAACGCTCTTTACGTGTTTTCTCAAAGTTTTCCAAATCTTTATGTTCACGCTCATATAATTCCATCTTTCCGAGTGCCTTCATACACTCCATTCGTTTCTGGCGAAACAGC
This genomic window from Roseburia sp. 831b contains:
- the yabP gene encoding sporulation protein YabP, whose product is MEEKNVSKSHKVLLVNRKSGAFSGVVDVLSFDVAEILLETELGMLMIKGHDLHVNRLSLEKGEVDIEGRIDSLAYSDVKTPGKQAESFLGRLFK
- a CDS encoding RNA-binding S4 domain-containing protein; translation: MRLDKFLKVSRLIKRRTVANEACDAGRVTINGKPAKASTNVKVGDVIEIAFGTKNVKVRVLDIQDTTKKDEAKDLFEYVS
- a CDS encoding HU family DNA-binding protein; protein product: MNKAELVAAMAEKTELSKKDAEAALKAFTDVVSEELKKGEKIQLVGFGTFEVSERAARTGRNPQTGAEMTIAASKAPKFKAGKALKDMINA
- a CDS encoding phospho-sugar mutase, with product MGYKEVYESWLSNPYFDEATKAELKGIANDEKEIEERFYTELEFGTAGLRGVIGAGTNRMNIYTVRKATQGLANYICNVNGQKKGVAIAYDSRRMSPEFADEAALCLAANGIKAYVFESLRPTPELSYAVRKLGCIAGINITASHNPPEYNGYKVYWEDGAQITPPHDTGIMDEVKKVTDFATVKTMSLKDAKAAGLYETIGANIDDPYIAELKKLVLRQDCIDQVAADMKIVYTPLHGTGNIPVRRVLKELGFQNVYVVPEQELPDGEFPTVSYPNPEAAEAFELGLALGKKVDADLILATDPDADRLGVYVKDSKTGEYHSLTGNMSGCLIGDYVIGQRKEKYGLPKDGAFIRSIVSTNMADAIAEHYGIQLIEVLTGFKFIGQKILEFEKTGKGTYLFGMEESYGCLTGTYARDKDAIVASMTLCEAAAYYKTKNMTLWDAMLAMYEKYGYYKDDVTAITLKGIEGLAKIQEIMNTLRENAPAKIGAYEVTKVRDYKKDTITDVVTGKVTPTGLPSSNVLYYEMTDGAWVCVRPSGTEPKVKFYLGVKGTSLEDADEKSAALSKEVHAMIEKML
- a CDS encoding CotS family spore coat protein encodes the protein MYNRPEQVLELYDLEIKSIARGRRAYICETNCGTKILKEYKGSMERAEFLAEILDFLKAHQLRVETIVRTKEDEPAAKDNDDTKYMLCGTFEGVECDTKNRDHILAGARELARLHLVSREYQGDIPEFVKSEPDAMLWLYEKHNRELNKVKNYIRTKKKKNEFEVRFMEQYHYFMEKAKEVTDLLAMQKLDAGLVGFCHGDYNQHNLLFEKSEAAIVRFDAFSYQVQMADLANFMRKMLEKQNWNCGLALDMIRAYDKERKLGEEEIRLLYLYLAYPEKFWKIANHYYNSHKAWLSGRDIEKLGKVVEQEKARSEFLEMLFRLAKVME
- a CDS encoding CCA tRNA nucleotidyltransferase; this encodes MKIVLPEHVKKIIDTLMAHGFEAYAVGGCVRDTMLGRQPQDWDITTSAKPEEVKKLFLHTIDTGIQHGTVTILLDHIGYEVTTYRIDGEYEDARHPKEVLFTSNLLEDLKRRDFTINAMAYNDVAGLVDAFDGEGDLKRGIVRCVGNATERFTEDALRMLRAVRFCAQLGFTMEASTKDAIRQLAPNIAKISAERIQVELVKLLVSPHPEEIRSAYETGLTKVFLPEFDRMMETKQQNKHHKFTVGEHTIAALQQIPADKVLRLTMLFHDVAKPVCLTTDENGCDQFYGHPKKGAQMAKSIMRRLKFDNETTDAVVRLVTCHDDNPVLDEKEIRYAIFRNGEAQYPNLFAVKRADIAAQSDYHREEKNNYVNQYEKIYHEILEKKQCLSLKSLALTGKDLIQAGMTPGKELGEMLQFLLQQVLEHPEWNQKDTLLELYQKQKRS